DNA from Quercus lobata isolate SW786 chromosome 1, ValleyOak3.0 Primary Assembly, whole genome shotgun sequence:
ttctatctaattttaagttaattaaattttaccaaCTTGGGAAGACGGTTGATCAGCTCTAGAGTGACTACAAGGCCAAGTATGGCAACTAAGTAAGGGCTATGGTTAAGAGCCTGCCGAAttgaaatgaataaattatAGTTGTATCCTTTCCACATCTAATTCCAAGACCAATACCTCCTATCATCATGAATCCTACAATATATTGATCATACATATACAATGCAGCTTAAGTAGTAATAcattcaaaaatattcaaaataataacacaatcataaaaaaaatcaatcacatgCAACGTGCGGATCCGCGACTAGTTTCACATTAAAAATTGTTTCATTttggttaaataaaaaatcaaaagctcAAAACTTTATCCACTCTTCCATCTCACTATCACAAAatcaaagttaaaaattttaatatacatacatacatacatacgtacatatatacatatatatccacaataaattaacaataaactaaaaaaaataaaaaatatatataaaactgtaAGAATTGGATTTGGAAGCCCAAACCCACTTAGATTAATGGTGCCCTGCACTTCAACCCAAGCCCAAACAATAGAATTGTTTTAATGTTAAGATGGGAAGGTAATCACAATACAGTTGTACATTAAGTTTCAGACTAATGATGCAGATCACAGTTAAGCAAAAACAAGAgtcaaataagtaaaaaaagcTATCCTCGATCCTTCCCGAGGATGTGTTCTTATATAAGTCTTTCTTAGGTTTTCTTAGTTTGTACactattctttctctttttttcttctttcattcaAAAAGTCCCCTCATTTCAGGgcttctttcttcttatatatcTTACTTCTTTGCATCAAGGCCTTCCACATATACGTCCCAAAACTCTCCctctgatacttgtcccattaagGTTCTACTGAAAGTGGTAAAAGGGGTTGCTAGTTGTGAAAACACTGTTCAGATGTCACTTATTCATTAATGCAACAAATAAGTTTGCTACAGAGCACTCAATGCGGGGGTGGTAGGTATACCCTTTCAGGTAACTTCCTACAACTCCACTGTTCCTCCCTCAGAGTGTTACCTCTCCTCCCTAGGCGCTCATAAGACTTCATGCCTCTTTCCTAGGGGTGTCCATGGAAACCGGTAACCTGCCCAACCCCTCCGACCCGCCACCACCCGATCCGACGACTCCGGCAGTCAGACGCAGGTTCCGACCTCACTAACCCGACCCTAGCAAGTCGgttgatagtttttaatttcaaaacccGTGAAACTTAACCCGAACCGAAGTCCATTCAAACTTCGGCCATTTTTTCCAGATTCCGGCCATTTTTTTTACCTAGATTTGGACCATTTTTTCACTTAAATTCGTTGATTTATGGCATAATAAACATCGGATCTAGCCGAATCAATGATTTATCATCACGATTTGGCAGAAATCTTGCCAGATCCAACAGGATCTCACTTGATATTGGATGGATAGATCTCACCGCGTTTCGAAGGACTCTGGTGATAATCAGGTTCACCTAAAATCGACTACCACCCGCCGGCAACCCAAACCGACAAATCTGTTACTGTTACAGGTCGGTTGCGGGTTGAAAAACCACCCACCCGATCTTGTACGGGTCAGTTGCAGGTTGGGTAAAAACCCGACCTGCTACCCATGGACAACCCCTACTCTTTCCCATCCTCTACTCGTGTAGACCACCTTCTCGGATTTGAAGCACTTTACAAATGGTTTGGTGAGGAACGTCATGCTTCTTGTCATTCTTAGTACTCGAACACCCcacaaaaacaatatatatatatatatatttttttttttttcttatatttttgtatatatttgtgttacTTTTTTGGTTATacatgttatatttttgttgaaactcaCTCTCATATTGTCATGGTTATTAATAGTAAACTAGTATATAACCCATGCAAATGCATGGaagtatttaaaattaaatacaatttttatcataaaaatataaataattagtcaaattattaataataataaaaagcatCTAACACATGTATTAATGCAtatagataaatttaaaattaaagacaatttttatcataaaaatataaattataaggGTGAAATTTGGTCCCTAGGCCCAATAGGCAACAGGATCTaagcccaaagagcccaattcaatgaatttgtagagagtgggttaaaaAATTAGGCTCTAATGAGTTTGATAACAATTATAGTAGGTTCAGATGATAAGAAAGCAAAGATAAACAAGTTTTATCCAAAGAAAATCGTactcggcacaatccgaggagatcagttcttatatatatatatatatatatatatatatctcttgaatttgattacaagtctAGTTCCTTTggttacagtgtttttctcttaatttctccatCCTTATCTCTTAGggtctcctttttattttatactatcttctttctttcatctcCACCCTTCATGTGTAGATTAGGTCACTGGTGTTGATCTTTAttccatcagcaccttcttgAAATCTTTAggagtagctgtaaggttgaaaatTACTATTCAGATATCACGTCCACATTAATGCAACCAGAGAGTTagttgcagagcatttaatgcagtgGTGACAGCTTTCTcttaaatatttcataacttCCCTTTGTCCTATGCTTTCATGATGTGTCCTCTTATCAATAGGATATCTCGAAACGTTACTCTGGATGATAAACCACACCTTCTGACCTCTGCTTTACTTAGCCAAGGAGGCATTCCTTCTCGGCCCACCTTCCCCAACCTTCTCAATCATATCTTACTCATGGAGTTCTGATTCTTACGTCTTCACCATCATTTATCTGTCCTCGGACTACTAAACgtcctcggacaaggcccacGACCCAATATATATTCTTGGGCCCTTTATccttatataaataattagtcaaactatttttttaaaaagtaaatataattagtcacatattaaaattcttagctaaatttaatactatttatgatttttttttaatttttaataaaatcgaATGTGTGATAATTTTATCGAGTAtatgtaattggtttttttttttatttattttatagtttattaatattagatttttaatactttgcactcattaactcacttggcacaaagattaaaaaatttaagtggacacatggcacaaacttaaatggataattatggtgtggtcCCCATATAAATTTAGatacatggtgcaaaattgaattctaatttcaaattttaattgaattttctctaagttttgccttttaatatatatatatatatatagagagagagagagagagagagagagagagagagtagtaaTTGGCCATGAcatcttgaaaaatatatttgccAAAAATCGACCAAACCGCATATTGTATATTGCATCAAACTGCACCACACATGTGATCACAAAACTAAGGTGTGGTGCGGTGTTGGTTTTGGTCAAATTGCACCGCAAAGTGTGGTActaaaaatggcccaaaatcACACCGAATTGCATCGTGAATACCCCTAGTTACCGTTATATATAACATCCCTCTTGCATAGAGATAAATCCACACTTGTGAGATGCACCTTCAAGTGAAAATGATTGTTACATGTGTCCGATTAACTGGTGCCCTTAGGATATTTGTTAATGGATCATTTTATGAAAGTTATGATACCACTTTGAAGAAAgttatataaaattgtaaaaaaatcaattacttcttttttttttttccataaaatgtttatagaaatattttataaaacgATACTCTTAGGACAACCATTAACTTTTCCCTAGTTACATATTATGATTAGAGAAAATAAAGATTTCAACCaacatggtttttattttttattttatatatatatatatatattttttttttataacaaatgaGGGTATACAGACCTTTTTGAGTATTTGATTATTCCACTGGGTGTATATAGTCTTCTCGTCTACACACACCACATTATTATAGGGAGGAATCCCTTGGGGTGGCCCCAAGATACTTACAAAAGGTTTCGAACCCAATATCTCATAGATATTATGAGAACTAATGAACCACTTAGCCAACCCCCTAGGGTTCAACCAACACAATTAAGAATAGATAAAAACTGCCATTTTAAAATCATCGCTTGAGAGATAGCAAGTGTCCCCACTTCATATTAATACCATGTTTAAAGATTAGGAAAAGGTCgtaataatcatatatatataaatatatataaagcaaaagttgagggaaaattaattttatatgtttCAAATCAAATTCTTATGTGTTGTGCAAGTATTTATCACTCATTGCAACAATAAAGGGTGTCGGTTGATTGACCCAAATTTTGCATGAACTACTACAATTATAGAAGTGCTTTTATATACTTAGTAAGAGATGTAAAAATGGGGGCTTTTATAGCTATATTACACCTTCAGGCAGGGTGCCAGATGACCTCCGACGGGGTAGCCTGATCTTGGGGGCCCGCCTGTACCATTGTGTGGGGAGTTACCCCACTAAGGATGCCCACCAACGGACTCCTGTGAGCAACGGGATTCGAACCTAGGTGTGGTGCACGAAGTGAACGAACCTTACCCACTCAACCAAGCCCCCATTGACAAGTGCTTTTATATACTTTGTCTCGTATGATACAACAATACCAGACACACACAAAATGAACCGtcatttatacaaattttaaaataataatgaattgtCAAACACAATGTTTAATCTTTTGGTGCCTCCACATTTATATTAGATTTATGTTAAAGGTAATAAAATTGTTGGTTCCATTCAACTATTTAAGTttattattcaataatttacttCAACTTACACAAATAGGCTCAATACTCCAATTTCGACAAAATTAAgtctttaaattaaaaaataaatcaaaagaatttaaactaaattacaaaattaaaaataaattaactaacaaacgtaaaatatatatttctacaaCTTTTAATAACATAGGTAACCCTACAACACAATCCAACACAACCTAAGAATGTTAGATTGGGTTGGATTTTAGAGCTTAGGTTGGAGATTTCTCAATGTAATCGTACTAGATTGAAAAATACCCCTAAGCTCAACCCAACCTAACATGACTCATGTACACCtctattcaaaacaaaaattttcttaccaTCATTATCCTAGTGGTAATTTATTTCCaccatgattttattttattaaaccTAAATCTTAGTTACAATTTTGTAGATGTTGGTAATTAGGTTTCTCAATTGAATTCAATAAcattgttattatatataaaccaatacaacaaaaaaagagttatttttttccaagaaaaattattattattattatttttttgagaaagtaaatTCATTGGTCATCGGACGATGCAACCAAATAGAACAAGGCCCAAAGATTTGAATAGAAAGAGTGTAGTAAAAGTAGGATAGAATTATCCGGAGTTAGGTTATCCAGACCCGTGGCGGAGTGTAACATAAACCTGAATCCAAACAGATCCCATATAATGCCCCTTGAAACCCTAGTTGTGCTCTCCGTATAAACGAGGTCCTTCACTCTATCCCAGAGTTCCCTCGCCGTATTGGAAgcaaagctctctctctctctgcgctCTGCAGCAGCAACTCTCTCATCCTCAAACCAACCCAAACCCCAACCATGGTGGCCGCCAAGAAGACCGTAAATATCTCTCTGTCTTTCATTTTCCCTTTCGTATTCTAATGGTGTGTAGGGATTTGATTTGACATTTGTTATTCATGTaatactttcttcttcttcttgcagAAGAAGACCCATGAGAGTATTAACAACAGGCTTGCCCTCGTGATGAAGAGTGGCAAGTACACCTTGGGTTACAAGACCGTCCTCAAATCCCTCAGGAATTCcaaaggtatttttttttctttctatttttccttcCAGATCTCTATTtccttgagttttttttttaatcatgaagCTCACAGTTTTTAACAACAattacattgaattaaatagTAATGATTTATACCATGTTGTCGTTTTTGAGCTGAGTCGTTTCATTTCTGGGCTCAAACGATTATGGATCAGTTCATTACAAGTCGCAAAATAGGACTGAACGATTCAATTTGTATGTATAATAACTTAAATCTAGTGGTTCTGATATTGTATGGGCCTTTGTTTATGTTGTTGATTGTAGTTTAAAAGTTTCACCATGGTTGTACTATTATTATGAATATTaggaaaaatatacaaaaaccCACTGTTTTCCTGTAATGGGGTTTTTTGTATTACTTGTTATGAGTATTTTCACGGATCAGGGGGTCCAGTGTTGCACTCAAAACTTCAGGGTTTCTGTGTTTTATGGCGTACTTTTCgcgtaaaattatttttatcagCTAGCTTTTGGTTTAGCTCTATTGTAGTTTATAAACTGcttgaattttgatttgggtttgtttttttaaaataatttatatgtttgtttattGCAGGGAAGCTGATCATCATTGCCAACAACTGCCCTCCTCTGCGTAAGTCTGAGATTGAGTACTATGCTATGTTGGCGAAGGTTGGAGTTCACCACTACAACGGAAGTGAGCATCTAAATTCTAACCTTAAAATATCATGTTTACCTTCAATCTTAAAGCACACATCTCGATTTTAGTGTCCTTGTTTTTACCTGTATGTTGGATTGAATGTTTCAGAAAGCTTATGTTTTTTCTTCTGGTATGTAATGTTTCTTGTTTACTCTCCTTCTATTTGCTCTATTGAGAATGGACTGTCGCTTCCATTTATGTTAATTACAGTTTTTGCACTGTTTTTGCTTGTTGCCCAATTCAGAATTACCTATTTTAATGATGTATATGTGGCCGAATTGTTTCACTAAGCTGTCAAATAACATGTGCCTTTCCTGTGGCTACTAATTCTTGAAAATCAGTAAAAGGAACGTTTAAACTTTGGCATAGTTGTTGTTGCCTTTTTATGATTactatgattttgattttcagTTCACCTTTTTGATATTCTTTACTGTATACCATAAACATGATTTACCAAACTAATACTCCTTAAAATCCTTCTAAGTTTCATTTTGTCGTATTCTGATACTTTTTGTTGAGCTAGAGGTCTCAGGAAAAAGCAAAGTCAGTCATAAGAGAAATTTTTCTGAAtgaaataagtaaatattttgaaTGGACTCTATACCTTTTTCCCTCAAAACTAATGTCCACATGTATGCAACTAGGCATGTATGTATAATGTATTCACACAACGTGCTGCTGTTGATATATGTAGGTGGAAAGGATCAAGATTAATGATCAACACATGGGGGGAAACCCTAAACCTTCATTCTTGCAGacctattgtaatttttttttatagatttggTTATTTTATCCTTGGTCCcattacttttctttatttaatttctatccctaagaaaaatggggaaaagcGTAAAGTTGGTAGGTATCCTGTTGCTATTTGCAGGGGTGGTTTATATCTGATAGGAATTTGAAATGGATTTTAGGGTAGACTTGGTTTGATTTCCAAGCAAATGATATTGCAGTTAAttattaacacaaaatttat
Protein-coding regions in this window:
- the LOC115982653 gene encoding 60S ribosomal protein L30; this encodes MVAAKKTKKTHESINNRLALVMKSGKYTLGYKTVLKSLRNSKGKLIIIANNCPPLRKSEIEYYAMLAKVGVHHYNGNNVDLGTACGKYYRVCCLSIIDPGDSDIIKSMPGDH